In a single window of the Bradyrhizobium sp. ORS 285 genome:
- a CDS encoding RidA family protein codes for MTITRKIRSAIHHRIVEANGFVFIGGTIADDTSVSMGEQTRNILGKIDGFLKEAGTDKSRVVSGQIFVTDLSKKKEMDAAWTEFFGDDLPVRATVGVSDLGGGALIEIVITAVKG; via the coding sequence ATGACCATCACCCGCAAGATCCGCTCGGCCATTCATCACCGCATCGTCGAAGCCAATGGCTTCGTGTTCATCGGCGGCACCATCGCCGACGACACATCGGTGTCGATGGGTGAGCAGACTCGCAACATCCTCGGCAAGATCGACGGCTTCCTCAAGGAAGCGGGCACTGACAAGTCGCGCGTCGTCTCGGGCCAGATCTTCGTCACGGATCTCTCGAAGAAGAAGGAGATGGATGCGGCCTGGACCGAGTTCTTCGGCGACGATCTGCCGGTGCGCGCCACCGTCGGCGTCTCCGACCTCGGCGGTGGCGCGCTGATCGAGATCGTGATCACCGCGGTCAAGGGCTGA
- a CDS encoding M20/M25/M40 family metallo-hydrolase, with translation MTDANSLPSPSAGLDAVFAHIDGHRQEFLARVMDYVRHPSISAHNIGIAEVAALLVRMLREIGLEAGTVATAGHPMVLGRWHKKPDAPTVLLYCHYDVQPPDPLDLWLSPPFEPTIRDGRIYARGIGDNKGQHFAQLMAIESHLKVHGELPCNVIVLLEGEEEIGSPRIADFVTEHPERLKADFVVTADGPMHPSGRPTMTYGVRGMCSFELRARHANRDVHSGNLGGIVPNPIWTLVHLLGTMKNAAGEITIEGLHDAIVPPSELDIAAVKRLPLDLDVAKASLGLNRLDAPAERGYYERLMFHPTLTINGFHGGYGGPGSKTVLPCEAFVKCDIRLVEAMTPDDVLAKVEAHVKKHAPEVEFIPRGGMLPSRVPLDSPFAAIIRDAITLAQGVTPLEFPCTGGSLPDYVFTKILGVPAFVVPYANADEANHAPNENMTIDCFHNGIRTGAALLDRIGASLG, from the coding sequence ATGACCGACGCGAACAGCCTGCCATCACCGTCCGCTGGCCTCGATGCGGTGTTCGCCCATATCGACGGTCACAGGCAGGAGTTCCTCGCGCGCGTCATGGACTATGTGCGCCATCCCTCGATCAGCGCGCACAATATCGGCATCGCCGAGGTCGCCGCGCTGCTGGTGCGGATGCTGCGGGAGATCGGGCTCGAGGCGGGCACCGTGGCGACGGCGGGTCATCCGATGGTGCTGGGGCGCTGGCACAAGAAACCGGATGCGCCCACCGTGCTGCTCTATTGCCATTACGACGTGCAGCCGCCGGACCCGCTCGATCTGTGGCTGAGCCCGCCGTTCGAGCCGACGATCCGCGACGGCCGAATCTATGCACGCGGCATCGGCGACAACAAGGGCCAGCATTTCGCGCAGCTGATGGCGATCGAATCCCATCTCAAGGTGCATGGCGAGCTTCCGTGCAACGTGATCGTGTTGCTCGAAGGCGAGGAGGAGATCGGCAGCCCGCGCATCGCCGATTTCGTCACTGAACATCCCGAGCGGCTGAAGGCGGATTTCGTCGTCACCGCCGATGGCCCGATGCATCCCTCGGGACGTCCAACGATGACCTATGGGGTCCGCGGCATGTGCTCGTTCGAGCTGCGCGCCAGGCATGCGAATCGTGACGTGCATTCCGGCAATCTCGGCGGCATCGTGCCGAACCCGATCTGGACCCTGGTGCATCTGCTCGGCACCATGAAGAACGCCGCGGGTGAGATCACGATCGAGGGTCTGCATGATGCGATCGTGCCGCCAAGCGAGCTGGATATTGCTGCGGTGAAGCGCCTGCCGCTCGATCTCGACGTCGCCAAAGCGAGCCTGGGTCTCAACCGGCTCGATGCGCCGGCGGAACGCGGCTACTACGAAAGGCTGATGTTCCATCCGACGCTGACCATCAACGGCTTTCATGGCGGCTATGGTGGACCGGGCAGCAAGACTGTCCTTCCTTGCGAGGCGTTCGTGAAGTGCGACATCCGCCTGGTCGAGGCGATGACGCCCGATGACGTGTTGGCCAAGGTCGAGGCACATGTGAAAAAGCATGCACCCGAGGTCGAGTTCATCCCGCGCGGGGGCATGCTGCCGTCACGCGTGCCGCTCGATTCGCCATTCGCCGCGATCATCCGTGACGCGATCACGTTGGCGCAGGGCGTGACGCCGCTCGAGTTTCCGTGCACCGGGGGCAGCCTGCCGGACTACGTCTTCACCAAGATCCTCGGCGTGCCCGCCTTCGTCGTCCCCTACGCCAATGCCGACGAGGCCAACCATGCGCCGAATGAGAACATGACAATTGATTGCTTTCATAACGGAATCCGAACCGGAGCGGCGCTGCTCGACCGCATCGGCGCGAGCCTCGGCTGA
- a CDS encoding ferritin-like domain-containing protein, which produces MSNKARDIFILGLRNAHAMEIQARELMERQSERMDDYPEVKAKLQMHLQETNQQLQRLEQCLDACGESSSTLKDTAQSAMANMMAMGHAMSGDEILKNTFANNAFENFEIAAYKSLIALCGAAGVEEARGPLQQSLQEEERMAEWVDSNVEKVTLQFVQHEERQAA; this is translated from the coding sequence ATGAGCAACAAAGCGCGGGATATTTTCATCCTCGGCCTCCGCAACGCCCATGCCATGGAGATCCAGGCGCGGGAATTGATGGAGCGGCAGTCCGAGCGGATGGACGACTATCCGGAGGTCAAGGCGAAGCTGCAGATGCATCTGCAGGAGACAAATCAGCAGCTGCAACGGCTGGAGCAATGCCTGGATGCGTGCGGCGAGAGCAGCTCGACGCTGAAGGATACCGCGCAATCGGCGATGGCCAACATGATGGCCATGGGGCATGCGATGTCGGGCGACGAGATCCTGAAGAACACCTTCGCAAACAACGCGTTCGAGAATTTCGAGATCGCCGCCTACAAGTCGCTGATCGCGCTCTGCGGCGCGGCAGGCGTCGAGGAAGCCCGTGGCCCCCTGCAGCAGTCGCTGCAGGAGGAGGAGCGGATGGCGGAGTGGGTCGATTCCAACGTCGAGAAGGTCACGCTGCAATTCGTTCAGCACGAGGAGCGGCAGGCGGCCTGA
- the leuD gene encoding 3-isopropylmalate dehydratase small subunit produces the protein MKPFEILTTSACALPLASIDTDQLIPARFMKRSRADGYGQYLLHDMRFDESGERRPDFPLNSTSAQAAEILVTRRNFGAGSSREAAVYALVDFGFRCVIAPSFGDIFASNAVNNGLLPAKVSDADAEEILTLLQTTDTAITVDLRDSLIRLGNRTFTFAVDPIWRTKLLNGWDDLDLTASLNGDISRFEQQDAVTRPWVQIQDSD, from the coding sequence ATGAAGCCGTTCGAGATCCTCACGACATCCGCCTGCGCGCTGCCGCTCGCCAGCATCGACACTGATCAGTTGATCCCGGCGCGCTTCATGAAGCGCTCGCGGGCCGACGGCTACGGGCAATATCTGCTGCATGACATGCGGTTCGATGAGAGCGGCGAGAGGCGGCCCGACTTCCCGCTCAATTCAACCTCTGCACAGGCCGCCGAAATATTGGTGACGCGGCGCAATTTCGGCGCGGGCTCGTCGCGCGAGGCCGCGGTCTACGCACTTGTCGATTTCGGCTTCCGCTGCGTGATCGCGCCGAGCTTCGGCGACATCTTCGCGTCGAATGCCGTGAACAATGGACTGTTGCCGGCAAAGGTGAGCGACGCCGATGCAGAGGAGATCCTGACTCTGCTGCAGACGACGGATACCGCCATCACTGTCGATCTCCGCGACAGCCTGATCCGATTAGGTAACCGCACGTTTACTTTCGCGGTCGATCCGATCTGGCGCACAAAGCTGTTGAACGGCTGGGATGATCTCGACCTCACGGCATCGCTGAACGGAGATATCTCCCGCTTCGAGCAACAAGATGCCGTCACGCGGCCCTGGGTGCAGATCCAGGACAGCGATTGA